The following coding sequences lie in one Fundulus heteroclitus isolate FHET01 chromosome 20, MU-UCD_Fhet_4.1, whole genome shotgun sequence genomic window:
- the top1l gene encoding DNA topoisomerase I, like, with protein sequence MSGDHSHNEDQIDYASRVNDSHKQKDKYKEYKHKEHKKDKEREKSKHGNSDHKDLEKKYKDKEKEKMKHKDGSTDKHKDKHKEKRKEEKMKSLDGKIKKEKENGFASPPHVKSEPENDYHSPKYEKSLKRERDDDYEAEFKPKKIKTENDKKAKKRKQEDEDIKSKKTKSKKGEAADGKKKAKQEPEQKWKWWEEERYTDGVKWKFLEHKGPVFAPPYEPLPSNVKFYYDGKHMKLSPEAEEVATFFAKMLDHEYTTKDIFRKNFFKDWRKEMTAEEKSIITDLKKCNFTEMSEYFKAQSEARKAMTKEQKQKIKAENERLLQEYGFCIMDNHKERIANFRIEPPGLFRGRGDHPKMGMLKRRIRPQDIIINCSKDSKYPTPPPGTKWKEVRHDNKVTWLVSWTENIQGSIKYIMLNPSSRIKGEKDWQKYETARRLKKCVDRLRAQYREDWKSKEMRIRQRAVALYFIDKLALRAGNEKEEGETADTVGCCSLRVEHLKLYPENEGQEFVVEFDFLGKDSIRYYNRVPVEKRVFKNLQLFMENKEPDDDLFDRLNTSILNKHLQELMDGLTAKVFRTYNASITLQQQLKELTTADDNIPAKILSYNRANRAVAILCNHQRAPPKTFEKSMQNLQAKIDAKKDQLSDAKRELKSAKADAKVRRDEKSKKAVETKRKAVQRIEEQLMKLEVQATDREENKQIALGTSKLNYLDPRISVAWCKKWGVPIEKIYNKTQREKFAWAIDMADEDYEF encoded by the exons ATGAGTGGGGACCACTCCCATAACGAGGACCAG ATTGACTATGCCTCTCGGGTCAATG ACTCCCATAAGCAAAAAGACAAGTACAAAGAATATAAACATAAGGAACACAAGAAGGACAAGGAACGGGAGAAGTCGAAGCATGGCAACAG CGACCACAAGGACCTGGAGAAAAAATACAAGGAcaaggaaaaagagaaaatgaagcACAAAGATGGCagcacagacaaacacaaagacaaGCACAAGGAAAAGAGGAAAGAGGAGAAG ATGAAGTCCCTTGATGGTAAAAtcaagaaagagaaagaaaacggcTTTGCCAG CCCACCACATGTGAAGTCTGAGCCAGAGAATGATTACCACTCTCCCAAATAtgagaaatctttaaaaagagAGCGAGATGATGATTATGA AGCTGAATTCAAGCCCAAAAAGATAAAGACTGAAAACGATAAGAAGGCCAAGAAAAGGAAACAAGAGGATGAG GACATaaagtccaaaaaaacaaaaagtaaaaaaggagAAGCGGctgatgggaagaagaaagcaaAGCAAGAACCAGAGCAGAAGTGGAAATG GTGGGAGGAGGAGAGATACACAGACGGAGTAAAATGGAAGTTCCTCGAACACAAAGGGCCGGTGTTTGCTCCGCCCTATGAACCCCTGCCTAGTAATGTCAAATTTTATTATGATG GTAAACACATGAAGCTGAGCCCAGAAGCAGAGGAAGTGGCTACATTCTTCGCCAAAATGTTGGACCACGAGTACACCACCAAGGACATCTTCCGCAAAAATTTCTTTAAGGATTGGAGAAAG GAAATGACCGCTGAAGAGAAATCCATCATCACAGACCTGAAGAAGTGCAACTTCACAGAGATGAGCGAGTACTTTAAGGCTCAGTCTGAGGCCAGGAAAGCCatgacaaaagaacaaaaacag aaaataaaagcagagaatGAGCGGCTTCTGCAGGAGTACGGCTTCTGCATAATGGACAACCACAAAGAGCGCATTGCAAACTTCCGCATCGAGCCGCCCGGCCTGTTTCGTGGTCGGGGAGACCATCCAAAAATGGGAATGCTTAAACGGCGCATCAGGCCTCAGGATATCATCATCAACTGCAGCAA GGACTCCAAGTACCCCACGCCTCCTCCTGGCACCAAGTGGAAAGAAGTTCGCCACGACAACAAGGTGACGTGGCTGGTTTCGTGGACGGAGAACATTCAAGGCTCCATCAAGTACATCATGCTGAACCCCAGCTCCAGAATCAAG GGAGAGAAAGATTGGCAGAAGTATGAAACGGCTCGTCGGCTGAAGAAGTGCGTGGACCGCCTGAGAGCGCAGTACCGCGAAGACTGGAAGTCCAAGGAGATGAGGATCAGACAAAGGGCCGTGGCGCTGTACTTCATTGACAAG CTGGCTCTGAGAGCAGGCAACGAGAAGGAAGAAGGAGAGACGGCCGACACGGTGGGCTGCTGCTCGCTGAGAGtggaacatctcaaactgtaccCAGAAAACGAAGGTCAGGAGTTTGTGGTGGAGTTCGACTTCCTGGGTAAAGACTCCATCCGCTACTACAACAGAGTCCCTGTGGAGAAAAGG gtgTTCAAGAACCTTCAGTTGTTCatggaaaacaaagaacccGATGATGACCTGTTTGATCGTCTAAAC ACTTCAATCCTGAACAAGCATCTTCAGGAGCTGATGGACGGTCTCACAGCGAAAGTTTTCCGTACATACAACGCTTCCATCACCCTGCAGCAACAGCTGAAGGAGCTCACTACTG cGGACGACAACATCCCAGCGAAGATCCTGTCCTACAACAGAGCCAACAGGGCTGTGGCCATCCTGTGTAACCATCAGAGAGCTCCCCCAAAGACGTTTGAGAAGTCTATGCAGAACCTGCAGGCTAAG ATCGATGCCAAGAAAGATCAGCTTTCTGATGCCAAGAGAGAACTGAAGAGCGCCAAGGCTGACGCCAAAGTACGAAGAGatgaaaaatccaaaaa GGCTGTAGAAACCAAGAGAAAGGCTGTTCAGAGGATAGAGGAGCAGCTGATGAAGCTGGAGGTCCAGGCAACCGACCGAGAGGAGAACAAGCAGATCGCCCTGGGCACGTC